GACAACTTGGCAATGTTGATCCAGTGGGATACCGCTGAAGACTAAGCACGCGGCCTCAAACCATAACACAGTGCTTCTATCGCTTGGTTAATATGCAATGCACAGCACCGTAAATACAAGATCAACGGGGTAAAGGTCGGGGTGTGATCTGAAATGAAGACCAAAGTGAAATTTCTTTGCATTTTCGGGTGCGGGCGCGTCGCGCAAAGAGGGTGGACTTCGTGTGCGCGTTGCTGGAATAAGCGCTTGAAGAGAATCAATGATCGCAAGAAGCAACCACAACCAAATGCCTGACTGCGAACCTGTCCGATTGTGGCGCGAACGATTCAAGCTCAACTTGAGCGCAAGCTGGAAGGCTGACGTAGAGAAAACAGTAACGGATTTAGACCTGTGGAAAGAGATTTTGGACGGTTGGTTCTACGTAGAACACGGAAAGAAGAAAACGAAGCATCCTGGGATTAAAAACCTTCTTAACGAATATGAGCGACAGAAGTGCAATCAACAACTTCAAGAGGTTTCCGCAAACAACGCGGCCAATTCTCTATCAACACGCAGCGGAGAGGGGATACCCCAAGGGAGCGGTTGCTATCTGCCCAAAGTGTCGAGTGAAGCGGAACGCCTCTACTTCAGAGTTGGCGACGTGGTTCGCTGAAGGGTTTCCACGTTGTAAGCAGTGCAAGTGTCGAATTGATATTGAGGTAATCAGATGAGATGCATCAACGGCTGTGTGATTAAAGAGTCCGAATTAGACGATGCCGTGGAGATCGAAGGTCGAAGACTCATGTGCGCAAGCTGCGTCAACAAGCTCTGGCCGCAACCGCAAGGTAACGAGGCTGGAGATCAGCGCGGCAGGTTCACGGGACGCATGGGCCGCAAGTGCTACAACCCCAGCTTTGGGACCATAGGATCAACCCGATGAAGTGTATTCACGGCTGCTTAATACCTGAAGACGATGCCTAGTCATGGTTCAGCACGGTCTTACTGGTCAGGGTGTCGCTGTGAAATCTGCCGCGCGGCTCATGCGAGTTACGAACGCCGCCGCTGGCGCAAGAAGCACGGCAGGGAGTTGCAAGACACAGAGTTTGTTTATCCGGTGATCAAGGGCGCGGTGTTGTCAGGGCTGGCAAAAGAATCAGGCGTAAGCGAGTGGACACTTCACAGAATAAAACGAGGCGGTCAGCGAATCAGGCAATCAACAGAGCGGAAGATTTTACAGGCAGCGTAAGAACGGAACGACGGGCAAGAGTTTAGATGGGCGACGTACTTCAAATTATTCACAACGATGCGCTTTCGGCGTTGCGAGAATTGCCGGACGAGTCGGTTCAGTGCGTCGTGACTTCGCCGCCCTATTTTGGCTTGCGAGATTACGGCGTTGAGCCGCGTGTGTGGGATGAAACGGTTGAGTGTCAGCACGAGTTTGTTGAGTCGCGTCAGTACCAGGATTCGCCTGTCCGATCGGGCGCTGAAGGGGTCGGCTTCCACGATGCCGAGACGACTAAGGCGCAACGCTGGCGAACGCATGGAGCGTGCGTCTGTGGCGCGTGGCACGGCTGTCTAGGGCTTGAGCCAACACCGGATTTGTACGTTGACCACCTTGTTCAAATCTTGCGCGAAGCAAGACGTGCGATGCGTAGCGACGGAACTCTGTGGCTGAATATCGGCGATAGCTATAGCAGCGCGTCGAATGGCCGTCCGCAGTCGGGACTTAAAGCGCTTTCAGATAAGTGTTCACCGCGAAAGAATCCACGGAAAAATCACGCCTACCAAGACCGCCCAGATGTCTTCGTCTCGCGACCCGTTGTGGCCACTTGCAAGCCAAAAGACCTAATCGGTATTCCGTGGATGCTGGCCTTCGCTCTCCGTGGCGATGGTTGGTATTTGCGCTCGGACATCATCTGGAATAAGCCAAATCCGATGCCTGAAAGCGTCACGGATCGGCCTACCAAGTCACACGAATACATCTTTCTACTTTCCAAGTCTGAGCGGTATTTCTTTAATGCCGAAGCGGTGCGGGAAAAGGCAAGCCATGCCGGACAAGTAATCAGTTTAGGTGCGAAGTCTATGTCGCGCGGACAAGCGGCCGGAATGAACGTAGAACCGAGCGGCAACGGTAAAGCAGAGAGCTACACAGTTGTCGAAGGTCGGAACATTCGCTCGGTTTGGACTATCACCACACAACCATTTCCCGGCGCACATTTCGCTGTATTCCCGACTGACATTCCGCGGCGTTGTGTTCTCGCGGGAAGTAAACATGGTGACGTAATTCTCGATCCTTTTGCGGGTAGCGGCACAACCGGAAAAGTAGCAATCGAACTTGGACGCAAGGCGATCCTGATTGAACCAAAGGCAGAGTATGTCGAAATGATTAAGCGGCGCACTCAGACAACGATGGGTTTGCCGCTGGCGGTGTAGCAGCGTAATGGCATCTTCTCAGCAATCTTTGATCGCTCTTATCGACACGGCGCGCGTGATAGATCCGCTTGATCGTCTCCAGATAGATGCTCATTCGAGTCGGCTAGAGCATCGTCCGTCGCCTGAGTTCCACGGATCTACCTACGTTCCGGCAAGAGATCGTGAGCGGCTAGTAGGGCTGATGGATAGAGTTCACGGAGCATTAAAAGATGGCCGCAAGTGGAGCCTGTCTCAACTGAAAGAAGCTTGTGGCGGAGGTGAAGCGTCTATCTCAGCGCGACTTCGCAACCTGAAAGACGTTCGCTGGGGCGGCAACCATGAGCGCGGCGTCAGGGTCAGGGAGACAGGCCATGACATTGAGAAAGAGTTTGTCGGTAATGGCCTCTGGCTGTACTGGATGGTCGAAAGAGAGTGCGAGTTGTGAATTTTGAGTCGCGGTGGTGGGCGGAATAAATGAGATTCGGGAGTTTGTTTAGCGGGATCGGAGGTCTCGACCTTGGGCTTGAAAGAGCGGGAATGGAATGCGCGTGGCAGGTGGAGATCGATCCTTTTTGTCGGAAGGTTTTAACGAAGCATTGGCCTAGCGTTCCGAAGTTTGAAGATGTCAGAGAAGTCGGAAAACACAACCTTGAGCGAGTCGATCTCGTCGCCGGCGGATTTCCGTGTCAGGACATCAGCATTGCGGGCAGACGCGAAGGGATCGACGGCGAGCGTTCGGGGTTGTGGCGAGAGTTTGCGCGAATCATTAGCGAGTTACGACCGCGACTTGTGCTTGTGGAGAACGTCTCAGCGCTGCTTTCTAACGGAATGGGCAGAGTTCTCGGAGACTTGGCCGAGGTCGGGTATGACGCGGAATGGGATTGCATATCAGCGAAAGACGTTGGTGCGCCGCATTTACGGGAACGCATCTTTGTTGTTGCCTACCTCTGTCAAATGGGACAGTTCAAAGCACGGAACGCCGAAGGCGCAGAACACGGTTATCACAAAGAACGGAACGGCCAGGCATGTGAGCAAGGCGGGACAACAATCCAACTTAGGACTAGCACGAACACTAATGTTCATGCTCCCGACCATAGGCAAGAACGAGTTCAAAGGATCTTCCAAGGACCGATATCGCGGTTCAGTGAATTTTCATGGTGCAAAGATGTCCGAAGGGTTGCGGACTTGCGAGGACGATCCGATATACCTGAACCCCTCTTTCGCGGAAGTGGTGATGGGATTCCCGATTGGGTGGACAGAATTGGATCAATCGGAAACGCCGTAGTGCCACAAGTCGCGGAGTGGATCGGAAAGCGAATCTTAGAGGCAGCATGAACCGCAACTCACAACTACGCCGCAGCTACATCAAGAGGAAGCCTCGGGGCTATTCGTGGGGAGCCGGATCTACGTTGAAGCGATCCAGATTACGCGCACGTCCTGACAGAAAGTTAGCAGCATGGTCTAAGAAGGTTCGTGAACGAGATGGAAATATTTGTCAGTGGCCGGGAGGATGTCAGACGGGCGATCAACGAGTCGATCCGCACCATTTGGCGAAGCGAAGTCAGCGTAAGGATCTCAAGTACGAAGTCTCGAATGGCCGCTGTTTATGTAGAACACATCACGATTGGACAGATGCGAACCATGATGAAGCGGTAGCAATGGGTCTTCTAAATACTGAGAGTCGAGAGATGGCTAGAAAGTTGGCAGCGTAGATGGTTGCAGCAGCACATCAACTAATCAATCAAACCAGTGGGGAGGTTGAATACTACACGCCCGTTGAAATCATCGAGGCCGCGCGGCGCGTCTTGGGCGGCGTGATCGATCTTGACCCTGCGAGCAGCGCGAAGGCGAACGAGATCGTCAGGGCAATGCGGTTCTTTACAGAGGCGGATAACAGCCTTAATCAAGTGTGGCATGGGCGGATCTGGATGAATCATCCGTTTCACGCTGGCTGGAACGCTTGCGACGATGCGTGTAAGCGAAAGACCTGTGAGAAGCGCGGGCACGTCTACCGCGACATTCCTGGTAACGCCGATTGGGTCTACAAAATAGAACGAGAGTACAGGTCGGGCCGCATGGTTGCCGCGTGCTGCATCACGTTCGCAAGCACGTCTGAGCAATGGTTCCAGCCACTTCTAAAGCACCCGCAATGCTTCCTGTCTCCGCGCACAAACTACCGACTGCCTGACGGTTCGATTTTGAAAGGTGTTTCCAAGGGAAGCGTGGTCACTTATTACGGCAATGACGTAGATCGGTTCGCGACGGAGTTTCAAGGCTTCGGACAGGTGAAGGTTGCTTACGCATGATCATAATCCGAGTGCAGATTTGGAAAACACACGACGGAGCGAGGCCGATAACTTACGGAGTGTTCTGCGAATGCGGCGAACTGATTTGCTGGTCCCGATGTTTCTGCGGCGCAATGAAAGCCATTCACTCAATTACTGGGGAGAGAAGTGAGCGGTAAGTTCAAATTACTAAAATCGGATTCAGTTCTTGACGCTGTGGCGCAAGTGGCTGATTCTATCGCCGTTGAAAGAGACAAGGTTGAGCGTGAGATTAAGAGACTTGCTGAATCAGGTTTTCGTGATGAAGCATGGAAGTTAGTTGTGAAGCATTTTCAGATTAAAGAACCGCGAACGGTGAAACGATGACCCTGACTAACAGCCAGCGCCGCGCGTTAGAGATCGTTCGTGATCATCCAGGCATCGCTCCGCGCGAGTTTGCAGAGTTTATGTGGCCCGACAGCGACGGACACAGCAATCTTACGAATTGCGGGCGCGGAGTGACGCGCGGTGGCGGGATGAATCTGGCGGGTGGCGGCTATCTCGGTAAGCTGTGCCGCAAAGGGTTGGTGTATCGGTCGCCGCAAAGAGGTTCATTTGGCTATTGCGTTTCATCGGAAGGAAGCAAGGCGCTTACGGCATGACCAAGAGAGTGATCGAACTATTAAGAGTTTCG
The nucleotide sequence above comes from Pyrinomonadaceae bacterium. Encoded proteins:
- a CDS encoding site-specific DNA-methyltransferase — translated: MGDVLQIIHNDALSALRELPDESVQCVVTSPPYFGLRDYGVEPRVWDETVECQHEFVESRQYQDSPVRSGAEGVGFHDAETTKAQRWRTHGACVCGAWHGCLGLEPTPDLYVDHLVQILREARRAMRSDGTLWLNIGDSYSSASNGRPQSGLKALSDKCSPRKNPRKNHAYQDRPDVFVSRPVVATCKPKDLIGIPWMLAFALRGDGWYLRSDIIWNKPNPMPESVTDRPTKSHEYIFLLSKSERYFFNAEAVREKASHAGQVISLGAKSMSRGQAAGMNVEPSGNGKAESYTVVEGRNIRSVWTITTQPFPGAHFAVFPTDIPRRCVLAGSKHGDVILDPFAGSGTTGKVAIELGRKAILIEPKAEYVEMIKRRTQTTMGLPLAV